From one Cyprinus carpio isolate SPL01 chromosome B3, ASM1834038v1, whole genome shotgun sequence genomic stretch:
- the LOC122136729 gene encoding gastrula zinc finger protein XlCGF49.1-like — MRDPEPCRIKHSEDTQELTELIEENEENGELSEIDENNHVKTGEQHLSCSQTKQKDLMKRGAKKSFTCPQCGKSFTFKHKIKAHMRVHTGEKPFTCDQCGKSFTQSANLKDHMNIHTGEKPYKCTLCDKRFSWSKDVIRHKAVHTGEKLHTCDQCGKSFALKQHFTAHVRVHTGEKPYKCLYCDKRFSQSGNLKTHKRIHTGEKPYHCTECGKSFNHSVFSTQSYKKHSQ, encoded by the exons atgagagatccagaaccctgcagaatcaaacactcTGAAGATACTCAAGAACTAACAG aGTTGATTGAAGAAAATGAAGAGAATGGAGAATTGAGTGAAATTGATGAGAATAAtcatgtcaaaactggagaaCAACATTTGAGTTGctctcaaaccaaacagaaagatttaatGAAAAGAGGagccaagaaatctttcacctgtcctcagtgtggaaagagtttcacattcaaacataaaattaaagctcacatgagagttcacactggagagaaaccattcacttgtgatcagtgcgggaagagtttcacacaatcagcaaaccttaaggatcacatgaacatccacactggagagaaaccatacaagtgTACActctgtgacaagagattcagttgGTCAAAAGACGTGATCAGACACAAGGCAgtccacacaggagagaaactgcacacatgtgatcaatgcgggAAGAGTTTTGCACTAAAACAACACTTTACGGCACATGTGAGAGTTCATACgggagagaaaccatacaagtgtttatactgtgacaagagattcagtcagtcaggaaacctgaagacacacaagaggattcacactggagagaaaccgtatcactgcactgaatgtgggaagagtttcaatCATTCAGTTTTCTCTACACAGTCATATAAAAAACATTCACAgtaa